The nucleotide sequence CTGAAAAGAAAACCACTGAAAAGAAAACAGCCTCTAAAAAAGAACCTGAAGAAGATGAATTTGAAGAAATCTCAGATAAAGAACTAGAAAACTTTGAGATTGAAGGACTGGACATGGAAAAACTTACTGCTAATGTTCGTAATATTGTAACAAAAAGCGGAGATGAAGGAATATTCCAAAGTGATCTGTGGAAAAAAATGAAATTGACTAGCAGAGATGGTTCTAGATTGGCTCTGAAACTTGAGCGACAAAATATGATAAAACGAGAAAAAGTTTTAGAAAATGGTCGTTGGACATACAAATTGAAAATCGCACATGCACCAGTAAGTACAGAATCAATTGAAGCCGCACCATGTTTGATCTGTCCAGTGGAATCAAAATGTACTTTGGAGGGAGAGATAAGTCCAAGAACCTGTCCATTAATTGAACAATGGGTTATAACAGAATTTACTAATGTCAAAAAGCCAAAGAAATGAAATTAATTGATGCGCGACGAGATTTTTACAGAAAATTAGCTCATCAAGAAGGATATAGAAGTAGAGCTGCATACAAACTAAAAGAATTAAATAAATCATACAGAATAATTGGTCCAGGTTTTTACGTTCTTGATCTTGGATGTTCACCTGGAGGATGGACACAAGTTGCCACTGAACTTGCAGGAAATAAAGGCAAAGTATTGGGTGTTGATACATCTTTTGTAGAAGAAATTCCAAATGCCCATATCATAAGAGGAAATATTGAAGATGAATCAATAGTTGAAGAGGTTTTTTCATATTTTGGGAGAAAAGTAAATGCTGTAATCTGTGATTTATCTCCACAAGTAAGTGGAACATGGTCAATTGATCATGCTAAACAGATTGCACTAAACTATGCAGCGACTAAGATAATGGATCATGTATTGGCTTACAAGGGAAATGCATTGTTTAAGGTATTTGATGGAGAATATTCTAATGAATTTAGAGATTATATAAAAAAGAAATTTACCAAAGTGCAGTTGAGAAAACCAAAAGCAAGTAGGAAAACAAGTAGTGAACTCTATTTTGTCTGCCTTGGATACTTATCTTAATTTTAAAAAATCTGCAATATTTTGTCTATTCGTGCGTCTGTCCTAAACCCTGAAGGGTTTAGTGAAGTCTGACTGACCTTGTATCCTTCATTTTGAAGCTTTTCTATTATCTTTGATAGGGATAGTGGGGCACATTGTTTCTTTCGTGCAATCTCGTCTAGAGTAAAATAGGTGCTTGGCATGCCTATTTCATTCTGGCATCTGAATAATATTTTTTCACAAGACTTGTCAACTAGGAATTTTTTTTGTTCATCTAACATTGCATCAACAAACGCTTTATCATATAATTCACCAATCCAGAGAGGTCCAGCAGATTCTAGTTTCGTACCGCAAACTTCGCAAGAGATGCCTTTTTCATTTTGTATTTTTCTGTGACCACAGCTTTTACAATGTACGATATAGCCCATATTTTCTTGAGGATCAGTTCTTACTAACACTTTGACATAGACCTTGTAGTAATGCATGTTGGTTTGTACAAAGAGTGGCACAACCTGAACATCCAATCTACCAGCTACTAGATGAATACATCCTAGAATCAATCGTATTGCAATTTCGTTTCCATATTCTGTTCTTACAGGAATTCCATAATACTTTCTCTTACATGCTTCTTGATATAATCCATGTAAGACAGGTAGATCTGTTGCAGTAACTGAAAGAAGACCTCCGTGGGATGTGGCACGTATACCACAATCAAGGAATCTTGTAGGAGAACCAAAGGGATCGATATCTACGATAGCTCCACGGGTATCTCTTTTAGAATGTAGACTAAGAAATCTACACGCTTCATTTTCCGAAAAATCACACTTTGTAACATTGTTTAACTTTGATGTTCTTGTGGCAATTTCAATAGCGTTTGGATTGATGTCATTAACAACAACCCTCTCAACAAACTCTATCTCATTTGCTACTCGAATACTTCTTGCACCAGTGCCTGCAAGAGAATCAAGAAAAACTTTTGGGCCCTTGAAATTTTGTAAAAATGTTGAATATGCTATAATGGAAAAATCTCTACTTATCCTTGCTCTTGGATTGAAAAAAGCTGGTTGTTTAGGTGGAGCATTTACTAAAAGTGAATCTTTAGGGACTAAAAGTTTGGTCTTTCCCTCTACCGTTTCTACAAGATCATTGATTTCCAATTTCTTTCACAATTGCTAGTCTAAAATGATTTAATACATCTAGCGCAACAAAAACACAAATGATAATTTGTGGTGTAGATGATGCAGGAAGAGGGTCTGTGCTAGGTCCACTTGTCATAGCAGGAATATCTATTGAACGCACAAAGATAAAACACCTATCAGAAATTGGAGTTAAAGATTCAAAACAGCTTAGTCCTAAAACACGAGAAATACTGTATAAAAAAATAATTGCCATTGTAGACAATTATCACATTGCAAAAATCTCTCCTAAAATAATAGATGAAAGCGTAAACAAGAACCAACTAAACCACTTGGAAGCAAAATACATGGCCAAAGTAATTGCAAAATTACAACCAAATTCTTCCTATGTTGATTCATGTGATGTAAATCCAGTCAGGTTTGGTAAAGAAATTTCAAAGCTTGCTAAGTCCGGTAAAATTTTTTCCAGACATCATGCAGATAGTAGATTTGCTGTAGTTTCTGCAGCCTCTATTGTAGCAAAAGTAAATAGAGATAGGGAAATTGAAAAACTAAGAAAAAAATACGATCTAGGAAGTGGCTATCCATCTGATTCTAAAACTATGATCTTCATCAAGAACTGGATATTGGAACATAATAAAACGCCAGAATTTGTGCGTAAAAGCTGGAAGCCAGTTAAAATAATGATGAATAAAATCTAGCCTAGATATCTTGCAATTGCCATTCCGTGGTCTTTTTCATAGGGATCCAAGTTTATTTCCTGAACCATCTCAAAATTGGGACCTAGTTTTTTAATTTCATTTCTTATTACTTGGGCAGGTTCTTGTACTACATCAATACTTCTGGTTTTAATTACAAGCATCAAATAACCGCCTTTTTTTAGATAAGTTTTGCAATTAAGAATGGCTATCTCGGTTTGATCTGGTTGTGCAATATCAACATAGACAACATCTACTGTACCATAAACGGAAAAGTATTCTTTTGGCTGTCTTGCATCTTGCAAAATGGGAACAATATTTGATCTAAATGATGCTACTCTGTCCAAAAAATCTCGTGCAACTCTGCTTGCATGCTCTACACAAAAGACTATACCGCTTGGTCCTACAATATCTGAAACATGACTTGCAGTGGTTCCAGTTGAAACTCCGAGATAAAGAACTCTGGATTTTCTAACAATTGGTAAACTTTCAAGACCGTTCATGATTGCTGCTGCAAGCTTACTTCTGAATGGATCCCACGCCCTAAACTCTTCATCTTTAATTTTTACTAATTTTTCTTTATAGACTTGGTTCCCCGGGACTAGATTAATCGTAGCTAGTCTTTTTTCACCATCTATTTTAACCCAGAAAATATTATCTTCTTCGTTTTCCAAACTTTCTCTTTTTTCCTTTCTTCCAATCGTCCCTTTGCTTACCTTCTCCGCCAAATTTTCTTCCACCTTGTGGACGATCTCCACCAAATTTTCTTCCGCCCTGTGGACGATCTCCTCCAAATCCCCTTTGCCCTCTTGAATGACCGCTATCATATTGTTTGGCTCTTAGAGTTTCTTTTTCACTTGGTTCTTTGTATTTTTCACCTATCTCGGTAATTCTTACATTTAATTTCTCAAATAACATCTGATTCTTACCAGCACCATAAACATCTACACGAGCAGCAATTGCTGCTTTGGCTGCAATTGCCCTTGCAATCTTACCACGTTGCCATCTTGGTGCAGCGTGTACCAAAGTATGCTGAAAAAGCAATCCATGTTTTGGTGGCTGTGCTCCGGTTTTAAGAGAGCGGAAAAGTGCTTTCTCAGCTCCGAGAATCTGTATAGTGCTTGCAGGCATTGATGATAGTCTTTTAAGACTTCCAGCTCTTGCAAGAATTCTTGCTCCAACTGCAGTTCCAAGTATGCCCGCAATGTTTGGAGCTATAGCTTCCATTTGAGTTTCTACATGTTTTTCTAAATTACTACGCAATTCAAAAAGTTCCAAAATCTGTTTTGCAATTGCTTGAACAATGGCTAGATTTTCATCTGAAATCTGTCCGCCCTTACTTTTATTCTGTAAGAGAGAAAGCATTTCCACTTTTGTTTCTGGAAATCCTGCATCTGTGTAAACACTTTGAGTAATGTTATCTCTTTTACCAGCTAGAACAATTTTTGAGTAGCCTATTATGCTATCAATAATATTGTCAAGCTCTGGAAAATGTAATCCGTACCACTCTCGGAGCCTAGAACTAAGTGCATTTATTATCTTGTCAGTTTCATCCAATGTGTTTATTGCCTGAATTATGTGCAAATCAGGACTTTCCGAAGTTTCAGTCACTCTGGATGAAGAAAGCTGAATAGCAAAGTCTCTCAGCTTTGTTCTTGCATCTGACTCATCTTTTGCAAAACCAGAATCAACAAGGACTCTCAGCTTTGATGATTGTATGTGTTCTATCTTGGATTCTTCCATTAATTCAGAATCTATTGAATTTTTTTTCAAAATCTTTAACAATGAAGAATCATTAACAAAAATTCCAGAAATAATTTTTGAAAGTGCTTCTTGTAATTGAGTAATATCTGATTTTTCATTTTTTATTTCAACATATTCTTTTGCAGGGTTTAAAAATGGAATAGATTTTACACATGTATTTTCATTAAATACTGCAATTCCTAATTCTGTTAAAATAACAAAATGCATATTCACAGTTTTCCAACGCCTTACTAAAAAAGGTAACATTCTAGGCGGGCTTTACATTAACTGTTATAAGAGAACAATTTTTTATAATTAGAAGTGAAGCCTGATATCTCAACTGAAGTGGGTGCGATTAAGATTGAACGACCAACAATGCTTGCATCTGGAATTCTGGGTATCTCACTTGATGTTTTTGATCGACTATATAAAGACGGAGCAGGGGCAGTAGTTACAAAATCACTAAGCAAAGAACCTTGGGAAGGTTATCCAAACCCTACTGTTGTTGGCGTAAAAACAGGTTATCTTAACGCCGTAGGTCTTTCAAATCCAGGAGCTCCATATTTTGCAAAAATGATTTCGTTAAACAAAACAGTTCCGATAATTGTAAGCCTTGTTGGTTCAATTCCTGAAGACTTTGTTTTTATGATTAAACAATTTGAAAATGTCAAAATTCTTGGATACGAGCTTAACTTGTCATGTCCTCATGTGGAAAAAGTAGGACTAGAGGTAGGAGATGATCCTGAACTTGTACATAAAATAGTAAAATCTGTAAAATCACATTCGCAAGTTCCGGTAATAGCAAAAGTAGGATTGGGTTCTTCAGACTATTTGGAAACCGTCAGAATAGCTTGTGAGTCTGGTGTTGATGCAATTACTGCAATTAACACGGTTCGTGCCATGGCAATAGATGTAGAAACAACCAGACCCATTCTTAGTCACAAAATAGGAGGTCTGTCTGGCTCTGCAATAAAACCAATTGCAGTAAGATGTGTTTATGAGATTTCCTCAAAGTTTGATATTCCTGTTATTGGGTGTGGAGGAGTATCAAGCTGGGAAGATGCAATTGAATTCATACTTGCTGGTGCTAGTGCAGTACAAATTGGTAGTGCGCTAGTAGACAAATGGGTTGGTGTATTTTCAGAAATTAATAGCGGCATATCCAAATACATGGAAAAGAAAAATTTTTCAAAGATAAAGGAGATAGTTGGAATTGCAAAGAAATTCTGATGTACCAACAATTGTAAAGATAGAAAAAATAATAGATGAAACTCCCACCGTGCGAACATTGGTCTTCTCAGACGAAGTTCTTTCTAATGTTTTACCTGGACAATTTGCTATGGTTTGGATTCCTGGAATAAATGAACTTCCTATGAGCGTAATGATATCGCAGGAAAAAGGAAAGGCTGCATTTACTGTAAGAAAGCACGGTATAGCATCAACTGAACTTTATTCACTCAAAGCAGGAGAACAAATTGGAGTTAGGGGTCCATACGGGAATTCTTTTACCATAAAGCAAGGCAAGATTCTGCTTGTGGGAGGGGGTACGGGTTTAGTTCCATTGATGCGCCTGCTAACATTTCTTAAAAAAACAGATGACGTTACATTACTTATTGGTTCAAAAACAAAAAATGAAGTATTTTTTGAAAAAATGGCAAATCAAATTCTTGAATATAATAAACATCAAGTAATTGTAGCTACAGAAGACGGTTCATATGGAAAATCTGGACTTGTAACACAGGTAGTGGAAAATTTACTCTCTGAAACAAAATTTGATGCAGTTTATACCTGCGGGCCAGAAAAAATGATGCACAAAGTAGTGCAACTGGCATCGTCAAAAAACATCCATGTTCAAGCAAGTATTGAAAGAATGATGAAATGCGGTATGGGTATATGTGGGAGCTGTTGTTTTGGCGAAGTTCTGGCATGTAGAGACGGTACTGTCTTTGATGGTAAATACCTCCTCACAAACAAAGAATTTGGTCTCACTCATAGAAATAAGGCAGGAATGCTTGAAGACTACTAAACCTTGCTTGGAAATACTGGAAAGGTTAAAAAGTCATTAGAATCACTCAAAACTTGAAAATTGGCTCATCCGAAAATTGTTTTGACAGCTGATCGTACCCTAATGTCGCCTTATCGTGGAATTTCTCTAGCTACTTTCTTTGGCTGTGCGCCAGCTATCGATCCTCATAGACCAAAAAATAGCTTTTGGTATTATATCCTCAAAGATCAGGTGACTCCAAAGGTTCTGTTTGATTTCATATGTAACCCAATTGGTCACAAAAATGGTATTGCTGATTTTGCACCATATGGATTAAGGAAAGTAGAGGCTGCACTTTTGCGAGATGGCTTTAAGCGCGAAGATGTAGTTGTAGCACATCCAGATCATGTAGAGAAATTCATTGGTCCAGAAACCCAAGTAGTAGGAACCTATGAAATGGATCCTCTGGGAATGGGACCAGTAACTATGACCTTCACATATGGTCGCAAACAAATGTCCTATGACGAATTTTACAACAGAGACTTGCACTTAAGAATTAATGCTGCAAAGAAAAAAAATGGCAGCAACGCCAAAGTAATTGCTGGTGCATCTGGCACTTGGCAGTATAATTATGATCCAAAAAAAATTCAAGAATATGGACTATATGCAGTTCTAGAAGGTGAGTTGGGAGGTATCGGTCCAGAAATTGATGGACATGCAGGAGAGTTTTTCAATCACCTAATGAACGGAGATTTTGAAAACATGAATCCTTTTGCAAAAAGCGATTTTAAAGTTGACATTAAAGAATTTGGAAAAGATGAAAACAAATATCATGGAAGATTTGTCCATTATTGGGACGAGCCTGAAATTGATGAAATTCCTAACATAGTTGAGCCCAGTATGCACGGAATGGTTGAGGTAATGCGAGGCTGTGGCAGAGGCTGCAAGTTTTGTGATGTTACACTAAGACCATTACGATACTACCCTCCAGAGAAAGTCAAACAGGAAATAGAAATCAACATAAAAAAAGGCGGTGCAAAATCTGCATGGCTTCATAGCGATGATATTTTTGTCTATGGATTGGATCCAAGAAAAACCAAAAACATGGCTCCTAACAGAGATGCTCTAGAAGATCTTTTCACTGCAGTAATGTCCACTGGAATTGGACATACTAACCCAACACATGGCACATTAGCAGGAGCAATCGCAGATGAAAAACTGATTCCAAATATTTCAAAAATTATCAAGGCAGCTGCAGATAATCTGATAGGAATTCAATGTGGGTTTGAAACAGGAAGTCTTAGATTAATTGGTAAATATGCAGATAGAAAACTTTCGCCATACAAACCAGAAGAATGGCACTGGGTTGTAAAAGAAGGAGTAAAAACACTTAATGAAAATCACTGGATTCCTGCATTTACATTGATTATGGGATTAGATAACGATGAAACCGAGGATGATGCATGGGAGACAATTAGAATAATCAGTGAATTAGAGCAAGAACAGCCAGAATCCATGTTTACCGCAACTCCGCTAACATTTGTTCCAATTGGGTTGTTAGAAAAATCACAATTCTTTGATATAGGAAATGAAATGGATGCAGCACAACTTGGTGTCATGTACAAGACTTGGCAACACAACTTCAAATATGGAATTCAAAAATTCATGAACAAGACTGGACCTAACAGCTCATTTAGGAAAAAGGCATTTACTGGTTTAGCAAGAACATTGGGTGGAGTGCCATTAAGTGCAATGGAAAAATATGCAAGACGAAAAGGCAGAGAACACGAGCAAGTTATTGAGAAAATCAAAGCAAAATATTGGTAGATCCAAATACATAAATTGAATTAGAGAAAAGTTGATTCGTGCCAACACACGGTTCGCTTACAAAAGCAGGAAAAGTTAGAGGCCAAACACCAAAGGTCCCAGCAAGAGAAAGGCATGGAATTATTTCCAGCATGAGAAATAGAGAAAATTTTAGAAAAAGATTTCAATTAAAAAGAGTTCCTGGACAAAACAAACCAGGACAACGAAGAAAGAGAAAGTAGCATAATAAATTCTGTTAAAATTATAACCATATCTGTAAATTAGTTTTTTACAATAAAGTGTAATTTTTTAGTACATACCATGATACATTATAGTTTTTTCACCACAAGACAGCGATTGCATGAGCTACGAAGAAATATCCATAGAGGAAATGTGGAAAGCAATTGAAAGTTTTGGTATTGATCGTAGAATGTTAGAAAAAACAAACCCAAGTAATCAAAAAATCAAAGATCTATATCAGTCGATAAAAAGCAAAAAATAATAGAATCATCAGACTGAAAATTTTCAGGTCAACTAAACTACAAATTATACAAAACCATGGAAATCAATTTAGTTGATTGCGTAAAGACATTTGATAAAAGAATAGTTATGTTGGCAATTCAGGCAACAAACATGGCAGAAGAAACTCCAGTAAAAAAATCATTCATTCAGGAATTTATGGAATTTTTACAAAAGTTTTCGGTAATTGGACTAGCAATTGCTTTTGTTATTGGTCAGGCAGCTTCCAAGTTAATTAGTTCATTTGTAAATGATATCATAACTCCATTCATAGGATTACTTACGCCAGATGTTGGAGATTTGAACAAAATAGGAATTACTATTGGCAAATCCACATTTTCATATGGCGATCTTATTTCAAATGTAATAAACTTCCTAATAATTGCAGTTGTAGTTTTCTTGGCTTACAAACAACTTTCTAAGGTTGGCTTGATGAAAGATCCGCCTGTAAATAAATAAAAATTCTACAACTGCAGATCATATGATCCTTACATCATACTCTTATATCATTACGTACAACTCATTGTACCTATAATGTCAACAACTGGATCGTGTAAAAAGTGTGGATATCAAGCAAGGCCTAGAAGAGATTATCATGTTGATATGGACGTACCAGTTTGTCCAAAATGTAATAATGAATTAACCTAGAACAGAAATATTCAACTTGTAAGATGACAGAATTAAGGATAGTGTTTTATGAATTTTAATCAAATCATTTTTTCAAAAAATCAACTAAAATAGTTTTAGTTTAATTTTAGAAAATTCTGATTGTTTCCAACCATGGGAATAGTTAAAACCTTGTGTTAGAAAGTGAATAGTGGTGTGGTTAGGCAATAGTACGGTTTAGTGAACTTCATAAAAATGCACTAATATCAACCATAGAAATTGTTTTAATGAGTTTGGGAAATACCAAGTATAATCTTGTTATAGCCAAACTTGAAGCCTACAACCAAGCGATGAGGGATTCCTACAAAGATCCAGAAGTTCTAAAAATTGTCCTAAAGTCAGTATATGGATCTGAATATGATCACATCATTAATGAGATCAAACTACATCTAGGTGAAATAGTCAACGAAGATGGCATACCAGAATTTTTTAAAATCATGGAAAGTTAACAGACAGACTAGACCAATTCACATTCGTCATATCCACTTGAAAGGTGACATGAACAATAACAAGATGGAGAGAATGAATGGAGAGTTTAGAGATAGAGAAAAGGTTGTGAGAGGAATCAAAACAAAGGATTCTGTTCTCATTAATGGCTATCAGATGTATCACAATTACTTACGCCCACACATGGGATTAGAAGGAAAGACGCCTGCCGAAGCCTGCGGAGTAAAGATTGAAGGAGATAACAAGTGGTTAACTCTGATACAAAATGCTAGTAGGAGAGAAGCTTGACGGTCTATGAGTGTCCGTTATGTAAGATCAAGCTAGACCTTGATTATGATTATCAATTAAGATATTTTTGGTGTGATGATTGTATGGAAAGAATTAGAAGATATTGGAAACCCTTGAATATTTGTAGCTCATAATATTTCTATGAGTAAGCTTGAGGAATTAAAGAACCACTCAGAATTTAAGAAATTCCTACTCGATAATTTTCTTGCAATGATAAACGAACTTGTTGAACAAGAGACCCAAGTAGTAAATAATTATTATAACAATCGTACGATGCCATTTGATTTATACAACTTGACATTAAGAGAAATCCAAACAAAAATCCAATGTAAAAAGGAAGTATATCTACGCTTAACAGATGAAGAACTAGAATAGATATTTTTATCAACCGAAGTAAACAGCGAAAAAAATCTACGAAATCAACCTACAAGGTAACAGTTCCATAAAACAGGTTCTGTAAACTTGATGGCTCATTGGTTGGCAACTTCTTTTTGTCAACCATCGGCTCATTTTTACTGCAACCTAAGATTCATGCTAATGAATTTTGGGGATTGTGGGTTTACTGAAAGACAGTCTAGCCATTGCTTTCTTCATTTCGATCATAAGTATAATGATGATTACTGGAAGTCTTACGATATTTGGTCTTCAAACCAATGCGGAATCTATACTTGGAGTAAAAATTGGGTATTATGGAGCAACTGCTTTATCTTGCCCATTTTTAGTGATCATGTTATTATTCGGCTTCTGCATGAAACCATGATCTATTGATAAATCAAAAATGGACAAATCGACTAGCATGGGGAGTTTTAATTATTTTTAGTATAGCCATAATCGTAGTTCTTTGCATTTTTGTTCCCAAAATATTTGATGATTATAAGGAAACACAAAAACCTGAACCAAAGCCTAATTGGCTTAATATTCATAAAATATCATCACCTAAAATGATTAAATCGGCATACATGCAAGCAGTCGCAACATACAGAACAATTGATGATTTTACAGTTGGAAATCCAATCACTTATGGCATTGCTATTGTAACTAATAATACAGATTATTTTACAGAAGTGATTGGAGTAAATTCTACAGATATATTTTATTCTTCATTGGGGGATCATGATTCTCAAGCAAGTGCAGATAATCTTTTGGGTCTTGAAAGAACCCCAATGAAAGATGTTGGATATAGTGATTTATTTAATTTTACACATAACGATATTTTCCTTACTGCAAACGGTACAATAACACCTGTAGCCGAAGGAGAACAAAATGTAACGGTATTATTTTTTTCAGGTAAACATGTTTACGATGGATATTATGAACTTAGACCGCTACCAATCTCATCAGGATTATCAAAATTACAGGCAGAAACTAATAGAAGTTTGCAAAAAGAAATTGCTCAAACTAACCTTACAAATGATACTGTTTTGGCATTAACGATAGTCGTTGTTTTTGCTATTCCAATAGGTCTTGCAGTGGAATATCGTATTGAACGACATTTTTATGAATTAGAAAAAAAAGACAATGCTTCAGATTCACTTCCTAGGTTTTTCTAAGATACTCACTAAGAATTACTCGGATAGTCTCAGCTACAGTCGCTAACATTCTCTCTTTGCGTTCCTTCTCTAATACTCGTTCCATTTCCTCAGGCACAGATACTAGGATTCGTTTCATTTGCATATACCTAATGATAACTATCGATATATTTATTAATATCGCTAACTACTATATCAATAGATATAGAATGAAATCACTAACAAACAACAGACAAGAAAAAGGAAAAGAGATAGCCCTTAATCCTAATGTTCAGATTCTAAGAATTAGCGATAA is from Nitrosopumilaceae archaeon and encodes:
- the mscL gene encoding large conductance mechanosensitive channel protein MscL, which gives rise to MEINLVDCVKTFDKRIVMLAIQATNMAEETPVKKSFIQEFMEFLQKFSVIGLAIAFVIGQAASKLISSFVNDIITPFIGLLTPDVGDLNKIGITIGKSTFSYGDLISNVINFLIIAVVVFLAYKQLSKVGLMKDPPVNK
- a CDS encoding dihydroorotate dehydrogenase electron transfer subunit translates to MQRNSDVPTIVKIEKIIDETPTVRTLVFSDEVLSNVLPGQFAMVWIPGINELPMSVMISQEKGKAAFTVRKHGIASTELYSLKAGEQIGVRGPYGNSFTIKQGKILLVGGGTGLVPLMRLLTFLKKTDDVTLLIGSKTKNEVFFEKMANQILEYNKHQVIVATEDGSYGKSGLVTQVVENLLSETKFDAVYTCGPEKMMHKVVQLASSKNIHVQASIERMMKCGMGICGSCCFGEVLACRDGTVFDGKYLLTNKEFGLTHRNKAGMLEDY
- a CDS encoding tRNA (guanine(10)-N(2))-dimethyltransferase → MEINDLVETVEGKTKLLVPKDSLLVNAPPKQPAFFNPRARISRDFSIIAYSTFLQNFKGPKVFLDSLAGTGARSIRVANEIEFVERVVVNDINPNAIEIATRTSKLNNVTKCDFSENEACRFLSLHSKRDTRGAIVDIDPFGSPTRFLDCGIRATSHGGLLSVTATDLPVLHGLYQEACKRKYYGIPVRTEYGNEIAIRLILGCIHLVAGRLDVQVVPLFVQTNMHYYKVYVKVLVRTDPQENMGYIVHCKSCGHRKIQNEKGISCEVCGTKLESAGPLWIGELYDKAFVDAMLDEQKKFLVDKSCEKILFRCQNEIGMPSTYFTLDEIARKKQCAPLSLSKIIEKLQNEGYKVSQTSLNPSGFRTDARIDKILQIF
- a CDS encoding dihydroorotate dehydrogenase, yielding MKPDISTEVGAIKIERPTMLASGILGISLDVFDRLYKDGAGAVVTKSLSKEPWEGYPNPTVVGVKTGYLNAVGLSNPGAPYFAKMISLNKTVPIIVSLVGSIPEDFVFMIKQFENVKILGYELNLSCPHVEKVGLEVGDDPELVHKIVKSVKSHSQVPVIAKVGLGSSDYLETVRIACESGVDAITAINTVRAMAIDVETTRPILSHKIGGLSGSAIKPIAVRCVYEISSKFDIPVIGCGGVSSWEDAIEFILAGASAVQIGSALVDKWVGVFSEINSGISKYMEKKNFSKIKEIVGIAKKF
- a CDS encoding 30S ribosomal protein S30e — protein: MPTHGSLTKAGKVRGQTPKVPARERHGIISSMRNRENFRKRFQLKRVPGQNKPGQRRKRK
- a CDS encoding transcriptional regulator, whose protein sequence is MAKKKEKKSAKKIEEKKTEKKIAEKKKLAVKKLAEKKTTEKKTASKKEPEEDEFEEISDKELENFEIEGLDMEKLTANVRNIVTKSGDEGIFQSDLWKKMKLTSRDGSRLALKLERQNMIKREKVLENGRWTYKLKIAHAPVSTESIEAAPCLICPVESKCTLEGEISPRTCPLIEQWVITEFTNVKKPKK
- a CDS encoding ribonucleotide-diphosphate reductase subunit beta, whose protein sequence is MHFVILTELGIAVFNENTCVKSIPFLNPAKEYVEIKNEKSDITQLQEALSKIISGIFVNDSSLLKILKKNSIDSELMEESKIEHIQSSKLRVLVDSGFAKDESDARTKLRDFAIQLSSSRVTETSESPDLHIIQAINTLDETDKIINALSSRLREWYGLHFPELDNIIDSIIGYSKIVLAGKRDNITQSVYTDAGFPETKVEMLSLLQNKSKGGQISDENLAIVQAIAKQILELFELRSNLEKHVETQMEAIAPNIAGILGTAVGARILARAGSLKRLSSMPASTIQILGAEKALFRSLKTGAQPPKHGLLFQHTLVHAAPRWQRGKIARAIAAKAAIAARVDVYGAGKNQMLFEKLNVRITEIGEKYKEPSEKETLRAKQYDSGHSRGQRGFGGDRPQGGRKFGGDRPQGGRKFGGEGKQRDDWKKGKKRKFGKRRR
- the rnhB gene encoding ribonuclease HII encodes the protein MIICGVDDAGRGSVLGPLVIAGISIERTKIKHLSEIGVKDSKQLSPKTREILYKKIIAIVDNYHIAKISPKIIDESVNKNQLNHLEAKYMAKVIAKLQPNSSYVDSCDVNPVRFGKEISKLAKSGKIFSRHHADSRFAVVSAASIVAKVNRDREIEKLRKKYDLGSGYPSDSKTMIFIKNWILEHNKTPEFVRKSWKPVKIMMNKI
- a CDS encoding RlmE family RNA methyltransferase, coding for MKLIDARRDFYRKLAHQEGYRSRAAYKLKELNKSYRIIGPGFYVLDLGCSPGGWTQVATELAGNKGKVLGVDTSFVEEIPNAHIIRGNIEDESIVEEVFSYFGRKVNAVICDLSPQVSGTWSIDHAKQIALNYAATKIMDHVLAYKGNALFKVFDGEYSNEFRDYIKKKFTKVQLRKPKASRKTSSELYFVCLGYLS
- a CDS encoding radical SAM protein — protein: MSPYRGISLATFFGCAPAIDPHRPKNSFWYYILKDQVTPKVLFDFICNPIGHKNGIADFAPYGLRKVEAALLRDGFKREDVVVAHPDHVEKFIGPETQVVGTYEMDPLGMGPVTMTFTYGRKQMSYDEFYNRDLHLRINAAKKKNGSNAKVIAGASGTWQYNYDPKKIQEYGLYAVLEGELGGIGPEIDGHAGEFFNHLMNGDFENMNPFAKSDFKVDIKEFGKDENKYHGRFVHYWDEPEIDEIPNIVEPSMHGMVEVMRGCGRGCKFCDVTLRPLRYYPPEKVKQEIEINIKKGGAKSAWLHSDDIFVYGLDPRKTKNMAPNRDALEDLFTAVMSTGIGHTNPTHGTLAGAIADEKLIPNISKIIKAAADNLIGIQCGFETGSLRLIGKYADRKLSPYKPEEWHWVVKEGVKTLNENHWIPAFTLIMGLDNDETEDDAWETIRIISELEQEQPESMFTATPLTFVPIGLLEKSQFFDIGNEMDAAQLGVMYKTWQHNFKYGIQKFMNKTGPNSSFRKKAFTGLARTLGGVPLSAMEKYARRKGREHEQVIEKIKAKYW
- a CDS encoding fibrillarin-like rRNA/tRNA 2'-O-methyltransferase; the protein is MENEEDNIFWVKIDGEKRLATINLVPGNQVYKEKLVKIKDEEFRAWDPFRSKLAAAIMNGLESLPIVRKSRVLYLGVSTGTTASHVSDIVGPSGIVFCVEHASRVARDFLDRVASFRSNIVPILQDARQPKEYFSVYGTVDVVYVDIAQPDQTEIAILNCKTYLKKGGYLMLVIKTRSIDVVQEPAQVIRNEIKKLGPNFEMVQEINLDPYEKDHGMAIARYLG